The nucleotide window GATTATTAAAGTTAATAGTGATGACGATATGGATCTGAATAGGCGGGACAACCAGTCTACACCTACGAAACAATCTGGGCAAGGCTAGTGTGACACACCACGAAAGACACCACACAAATATAAATCAAAATCACTTGATGAAAACGTTATGTCTGGTGGTGTAATGCGCTAGACTGATGAAATGGATGACTGTCGAATCGATACATTGATGGATGTGGTTGCAAATGGCCGCAAGAGTGCCAACGGATTTAAAAAGGAGACCTATAAAACGGTCATGGATGTTGTCAGGAGTGCACTAGGGATATCAGTTCAGGAGAAGCATGTTAGTAATTGCCTTCGGACACTAAAGATGTTGTATTTTGATGTTCGGGACGCCCTGAGTAGTGGGTTTGAATGGGATGATGACAAAAATCTAGTAACCGCACCAGATGACGTCTGGGAGGATAACATATGGGTGAGATTGATAATTTCATCTAAATACTATTGTCCAAATCTGATCGAATGTTGTTTACTAATCAATATTTTTCTATGTCATTTTCAATAGTCACATCCATATATGCAACATGTTCAGGGGAAACCGGTGCGAAGGTATGATGACCTCACGTACTTATTTGGAAATGACCGAGCTACTGGATTGCATGCTTCGATAGGAAATATGCATAGTATGATGCGTTTGAGAAAGTCTCGCGATGACGATGTTACACTGATAACGTCGGTTGATCTTAATGACGATACACTTGTTTTATCAAGTGACGATGTGGGAGATAGTGGACATGACATCCAGTGGTCATTTCAAACTCATGACGGTACTCATGTTACAAACCATAGTCTGAATCTCAATGGCAACAACTTGTGAACACGGGCAGCACAAACAGTTCTAGGAAGAGAGCCAAATTGGAATGCCCTTGCGACGTCATTGGCAAAGGGAAGAGTGACGTAGCAGAAGCTGTCAACTCACTAGCTATAACCATACACAAAGGGAAGGACATCATACATATGGAGCAGACTGTACCTGCACTGAAGTAGATTGAAGGCCTCACAACTAACGAGATCCTACGCGCAACAAGGATCCTATCAAAAGATGAACAACAATCTGTATCATTCATTTCTCTTCTTGAGCATAGGAGGCTGGGCTTTGTGCCGATGTTGCTTGCACCAGATGAGTCTTCTGACTGATCACAAATCCCTCATCTTTTTTGTTGGGTTTATGCTTGATATGGCTGGTCAGTCATTTGGCTTTTTAGACAGTACTTTTTGATTTTTTGCTGCTAGTGAAGTTTACTAGCTCTTGATATGTTGGTAATTTTGGATGGTATgggttttttcattttttttttggatgttgATGTTTGATTACTGCTTAATCAGAAGAATGACTGTCAACCTGCATAACTTGCTTATAATCTCCCTCATAATATTACATGTTTGATGTTGTTGACTATGATGGTTATAGGTACACAACGAATAAGATACGTACATAGGTATTTCAAAATCAGTTTCACTGTGTGTTTTAGGTATTGAAACATCTTTACATAATTGAAGAATTCCTTCTATAGTTAGATAAAAATTTCGATCGTTCATATTAATATGTTCTGTTAGTAAAACCATCTGTTTGATGCTCTTTATCATAATTTCGTTATATGTGTAAATGAGTTAAGAAGATATATGTTGTTTTCAATGGACGACGACCTGGAATCTACTATACATGGGAAGAGTGCCCGGTGCATGTCGAGGGCTATTCAATGGCCTGCTTCCGGGGATACAAATCAACATCCGAGGCTTTCTTTGAGTGGACAGCGTATTGCGAATCTTTGGAGCGAAGAAATGCACCCGTACTGAAAATTGAGGAGGAACAGGACAATCCTATCTCGAACAGTGGACTTGGTTCCGCAAGCAATTACCCGATGCCTCCAGCGACTGCCCCAGCACCATACAGTTTCTGTCTATTCAACGATTACAACGGGAAACAGCAAGAAGCTATGAAAGATACACCAGAGTCATTTGCAGCACTGATTAGGTTTATTGCTGGTTGCCTGATTTTCATTATCACCGTTCAGATCATGTATTGGCGCTAACTGAACTGCTCGAATTGATATGGACATCTAATTCCtgctctttttattattattattattatttttaatctgcTTAAATTGTATCTGTTTTGGATATTGCAACTAGGACGTTGAAAATGGGTCCGTATATTTGTAGGGAGGACCGTGTCTTCCCCATTTCTATTTACAAATGGTCTCCTTAGCATGACTTTTTGAGCTTACCTTCTATTGAAAGCTAAGTAGGTAGATGTTTAAGGTGTATTTTGGAGTCCTTCATGGGATTAGGTGAGATTTTGCACTGGTCCGAGCTGTTGGGATTGATAGCTCTATGTCTATTCTGCAACTGGGATATTCATGCATTTTTGCAGTTCAGGTTCATCTTTGACATGGGGTAGtttcaaatattaggtggatcacacggtaagaagttttgaatctcaTCCAATAATCGGTTAAGGGAGATTAGTTTGAACCTGATCTTTGTTTATTTCGTTTATCCAGGCTTAGGTGATTGACCAATAATCGGTCAGAGAAGATTTGTTCCAGTTTTACGAAAAAATTTGATAATTTTGTATGTACATTACTATATACTGTGTGGGCACaaaaatgcatacatacatatgggccccacatgaacttGTAGCACCGTCCGTACTTTGTGGTAGATGATATCatagatagtgggtcccacaggtcATGGTGACCACAGTCCATCGATCCAGTGAGGGGGGTATAAAACAATACGCACCTCTAGTTATTACTGCTGAAGAAATCAAACAGTGGTATGCAATCCTTGTAGAGCTGAGGTGCTGGACACCATACCATTAAAATCGGTTTGACAGGACTATAACACCGCACGTCTAAACAGAGCATTTTAGAAAGACTGTTTATTACACTATTACATTTCAGGAAAACAATCGTGGGATAGCAGTCAACCGGAATTTACCCAATCATTGCTAGTACATATATATTGTAATTAATGCCCTCTTTACCGCCAACCACCGGGGTATttggaaaaccaaataggcccttagggtattgagtaaactctgtgaggtccaccaagatttatgtattttatctgctctgtccaagataattttatagcttgagccaaaaaatgaagcatattcaatattcaaatggaccacaccctaggaaatagttgaattgaacttgtaccattgaaaaattcttagggaatacggaagttttggatcaagcttatacatgtgttttcccttcatccatgcctattTGATCCTgttctcatgaacaggttggatgacaaataaaaatcactgtagggcgcacaaaggtttcaacattggaaatcattatccccactgtttccagtggtatgatccagttgaccttggatattcttcaatttgaggctcaaccccttaaattagatggaaaaacggatggacggcgtagatagaccacatacattcaaggtgggccaactgagtttagtcagtactataagagcgtactgagtaactcggtacggaTTGACAGGGACGCAGATGTCCTGCTAAAGCTTTCGCAGTAACTTCCTGCGCTGGgaatctatgtgggcccaccatcatgtttttgacagatccactacgtccatccgttttttgaactcattttaggatggAAGGACAATAATAAGcccgatccaaaattcaagtgggcctcaacaaaggAAAAGGTTTGTAGGGAAATTTTTACCGTTGATATCTCCTTAGGGTCGACAGTGATTCTTAGAtgcaatccataccgttcataacgtcattaatactgggataaactgaaaaaacaaatactaACCTGATtccaaacttctatggcccacgaatatttcaactgtggaccttcAATTCTCaccttttcggcccacttgaatcttggatccggCTTATTTTTGGTAtcttgcccaaaaatgagctcaaaaagccgatggacgtggtggatttatcaaaaaatttatgatgggccccacatagttcccaacacaggaagttcctgcgaaagacttCCGCATGCGCGTGAGAGAGACGCGTTACTTATAAAAAGTCCGCTTCTTCTCTCCTAGCTTTCAAATTTCTTCGAAAACTACCCACTTCTTCTCTCCTCTGTTTcaaatttctttcaaatttcttCGAAAGCTACCCACTTCTTCTCTCCTCTGTTTCAAATTTCTTCGAGCGAGCGAAAAGGAGAGATGCTACCATCAAGACCTAGTTGTGTCTACAGAAAACCAATTCGTATCAGAAATGTGGATTCGTTGAATGTGGAGTCTGAGTTCCGCATAATCAGCGGCTTCCTCAAAGACTACCCTTTCATCTCTATGGACACTGAGTTCCCTGGTGTCGTCTACCATAACGTGCCCGATACACCCGACTCTGTAGCCAGGGATCGATACGCACTCCTTCGGGCGAATATAAACGCGCTCAAGCTCATCCAAGTCGGACTCACTTTCTCCGACTCAGCCAGCAACCTTCCTGATTTGGGGACCAACTACTGTTACGTCTGGCAATTTAATTTCAACTTCGATCCATGGTGTGACCTCCACGCACCCGAATCGATCGAACTATTGCGTAAGAACGGCATTGACTTCGAGCGCAATCGATTCTACGGGATTGATGAGGCCCGTTTCGGGTTCCTCATGAAGCTATGCGGACTTGTTGGGAACAATTGTTTTAGTTGGATCACCTTCCACAGTGCTTACGACTTTGGCTATCTGATAAAGGTGGTCACTCAGAGGGAGCTACCGGATGACATTGGCGAGTTTCTCAAATTGATGAAAGATATATTTGGGTACAAGGTTTATGACATAAAATATCTCATGAGGTTCTGTCACAACTTATATGGAGGGTTGGAACGTGTGGCCAATGAATTGGGGGTGGACAGGGCTGTTGGGAAATGCCACCAAGCTGCATCAGATAGCCTGCTAACATTGCATGTTTTTACACGGCTCAAAGATAGAGGTTTTCAGCTGTATGTTCCTGACCACTGTGGAGtattgtatggattaaaatacCCTTTGGGAAATCTGTTTCAGTGAATTgaagatattttattttatttttcatatacgTACATCATGTAAATAGGTCTTTTAAGAGATtatatttttagtgttttttgtttcacacacacacacacacacacatatatatatatataaaatttttaaatgttTGTTAGTATTAGTTATAGCAAATTGCAGTACTTTGGCTGCTAAAGCATGGGGCCTGTTGAATTTTAGTCATTGATGGTGCGGTCCACCAGTTGAATATTATGAGCAGGTCCACTGTGTCGCAAGAGTTTATCTCAAAGAATTTGAcagaaaataatgataataaaagtCACAGGTGtatagaaatttgaaaaaaagaaaaaggtaattGGGAATATTTTTGTTAAAAATAGACAAACAAGGTAATGTAGCATAGAAAAGTAACATTTGCACTCCTATCAGATAGTAGGATGTACTTAGTAAAAACTTGCTacattagcaagtgctaaacatTTCCAACAACGGAAACTTTAGGCCATGGTGCATAGATGGTGGGGATGATCcaatgggtggattggatcttATACAAACTCGctatattagcaagtgctaaataTTTTAGACATGTGCACCTATGAATCTTGCTACTATCTAAAAGTGGTACACTCACTCACACGTACTCACACCCCACGCTCTCAATAAGGCATTATTAAGGACACAATGTTGGTTTATACTTATTTAGCAAAAGTATGgcaaaaaaaagtagaaaattatGTTTGGTTTCTAATATCACATAAGTGATTTTTAAAATTCTTCAACTAATCTCTCCCTCATAGTACAAAGTCTATTCCAATTTTTACTTATTCATATGGGTCCACCTTTAATAttcactatccatcatgtggggccgacgtacctttgatgtggattaatTGTTCatgatatggaccccaccttatccCTATCTACatgtgaaccatccattgtgtggggcctCTTTCGATGTGGACTATcaaccttggatgtgggttgtccaaCATGTTGaacttttgatgtagatcgtccatcatgtgaggtccaACTTCAAAAttttccatccatcatgtgatgcCCATCTTAGATGTGGGCCCTTTATCATTAGAGCGACTTTTGATGCGGACCATCTATTATTTAGGTCCCGCCTTGACGTTGTTTATTCATCATTGGGGCTCACCATCATTGTTAATTTTCCATTATGTGGGGGCCAGCTTCATTGTCCGTTGCCCATTATGGTGAGCCCAGCTCTgacatggaccatccatcgtgtgggccccaccttgaataTTGGTTGTACATCTTGTGGGGCCACCTTATTATGGACCACATGGAGAGATGAGGtggaagaggaaagagagagagagagagataaaatggtaaaaaagtaaaaaagtaaatttacttgTGGCCATAAGAAAATTCAAGTTCACAAGTTATTTTTAAGAAGGTAATTATTCAGCTAACTTTTCTTAATAAATGCTTTACTCTATTCAAATAGGCCTAAAGTGGATAAGGTGCTGCCCCGCCTCATGTGCGGCCCTTATTGTGGTACCCCCCTTTTTGCATGCactatatccatgctatccatctgtttttataaCACTGTAggccatgagcctaaaaataacgtagttccaaatatcaggtggaccgtacTAAACGGTGGCGATTGAATGGCCCacaattaaaaccttcctaaggcccactgtaatgtttccataatatttattataaaaacctggattttatatatatatatatatatatatatatatatatattagattgatccaactACCTTTTGGGCTTAGGAAATCCCTCCACATGTGGAGGTGAGTCCCACGTGTGAGGACTAAGTGAAGAGATTTTAGTCCTTTTGCCTTACCtttttttggtttaagttaaaaGGAAAAAAGCGAAAAACACAAACAATTACAGTTGGCCTTATAGCGCATAGGAAATCCACatttaaaatgtatatatttttttcggAGGGGTTAGTTTTACTTGTTTTCTTTTGCAAGTAAAAGCTAAGAAGAGGAAATTGATTctcctcattttcttttccttttcttttgtttctcaAACGGAGTAAACTATCACATCTGTTCCTTTGCATAATTttttctcataacaaacatgcccttccattttatagattttttttttttttaatatatataaatacaatGTACAATCCTTGTCAGGAGGATTTGCATAAAATCTCTTGGTTGAGGCATATCAGGCATGCAATCTTTGACCTTTCtgctgttgaatgtggactgttgctgcATTTTATTTTCTCATCTTCTATGTACAGGCTCACAGTTAGTTAGATTGTCCAATCAAGGACATTTtgtagcatggtccatccactgtgggcccatcatatcaataaTCTTGATCGCTAGACCACAAGAACATTAAAAAAAGAACACTTTTACAAGGCAATGGGATGAGGAACTCGAGCTGTGTTCAGGAGGATTTTGATTGAGGAGAAGGCGATGGGATCGAGTAGTAGCGAGGATGCAGCTGCATTGTCGTCTTCTTTGGATGGAGTCTGCAAAGTGCGATTTAAGGGAGCTAGGGTTCTCCATTCTTCCTATCTTGGTGGATCCTCCGATTCTTCCGACAATGAAGATCAGGTGAATTCCTTCAATGTCatatttcatttttagttttggTGTTGCATTTTGATTGTTTGAGGTTGTGGGATTTCATATTGGGGTTTATGCTGTTTGATTTATTTTAGttggctttttttcttttcaacccaAATTATCAATTCCTATTTTGGGGATTTACTTTATGTTTAGATGTAGGATGGTGAGATCGATCTTGTTAATCTTGTTGATTCGTCTCCCCCTTGTTAGATGACTTGAtagagacagtgtagtgtgtgttgggatttgtgctgcagaatcacacagatctagatctaggatatcaatccaagagcaccaagcaatcacaagagaaacacagatttaacgtggaaaacccttgtgggaaaaaatcacggcacaaaacgatagaaatccactatgaaaataaaaattacaaagagagaggacttacccgattcgaacaacctcgaatctcacccttgctacaccctttgataaccttagaaACCTTTTAGAAACCattggaatacctttaggaagccttagaattacttagaaaggccctagggacccatatttgtagtttaagaaactccacttacgcacctctctgAAACCACCTCAGATTTACGCAGTCCATGCAGAATCCGCGCagcatctgcgtaaccttcgactggtaGAGTCtgggcttcgactggttgaagacctTGGGATTTTCAGAAACATtattgctagacttcgagtcgagcaggcttcgactagttgaagggatcctcgactagttgagccagcccctcgactggtcgagcagcgcggtgaaaccagatttaagacatctgttttacaacaatctccatcatgtcttcaatctttaattgtgtagcttcttgacctcttctcttatctctgcatcacatcatagcttctcgtgcatactccgtccttcttcttcgccatcgctaagcccagagaagttgcacagaacttgaacttctctgtaggaacgaacTTGGTGAGTATGTTTGCCGGATCTGAATCACATGCCTAACCTACTTTGCTCATGTCTTCTTAGTCTTCTGTACCATCTCACCACCACCCAATATTGCTTACTGgagtatttgctcacaacatcgatagcctgtgaaataaccggtctaatacagaccatgacatacactgccaaccgcattcgaataaggctcacgagatatatcctgcttttcctcaccAGTTTTGGGACATGtactgaggaaaacttgaggagagacgcgtagggaacgctctctggCTTTGCCTattccatcacatacttgatcaatacctacccaaggtattctgcctgagataaccaaagcataCTCCTCTTTcaatctcaatgccgagaaccatctttgcagccccccaaTCCTTCATCCTAAATATTTCGCTTAACTAAATCTTcggtacattgatttcagacatgtcataattggcgatctacatgtcatcaacatacaattcctgactcaccatgaaagaatcaaaccactgcctaggtgacaggtcgtaccacgacctcctgcaaactctttttcttggcccctttaacttcgaaccgctttaGTTGCTCCATGAAGAACcgctcttccaatttcccatgCAGAAGTGGAGTCTcctcatccatccttccagctcgagATTGCATTGGCCAATCAGCGCCAATCACAAATCTAAAAGACACCCGCTATAtcgtcggcgcgaatatctctgagaagtcgatctcttctctttgagcataacctttcgctaccaacctcgctctgtatctatgttgtatcctcgtGAAGATGCACCTATATTCAATAGCCTTCcaacccactggaagctccaccagctcccatgtgtcggtCTGGTATAATGAGTCCATCACAtcacccatagtcaccttccacttcacAGCACCAGACTCACCTAGAgctatctgaatagaagatggatcccctgcgatattggagtcgttcaTGTACCTTACCTATCACCTATGATTATgcggtgtgattcttctcacaggtggctgctccacctgctttgTATCTTTAACCGCGCGTCACatccttcctgccctgcccgctcatgtggccatgccctgcatgccacacacatgcaaaggtggaatccactacagccgttgaagctccaccttttgaagtgctctctATCAACTTGTAGAGATTactgagtcgttgcgctttcatgatcacCTGTGCCCCCAtagatactttaaggacaccatcaatacttaTGAACCCGCACTCTATAGCCTCGAGTGTACCGAGAGAAATCAGgttcttcttcatgtcaggaacgtgccttACCCCAGTCAGGGTGcgctctgtcccatcaaacatcttgacacgcaccgtaccaatagccacaacattataggcattgtcattgcccataaacacctgtccactatcgcactctctgtaattggtgaaccaactccaatgaggagtcatgcgAAAGGATgtccctgtgtctagaatccactcgccccTACGATTATCGTATGGGCGTCTGATcttagacacagacaaaacatcaccatcacatgcactcgatcc belongs to Magnolia sinica isolate HGM2019 chromosome 8, MsV1, whole genome shotgun sequence and includes:
- the LOC131254279 gene encoding uncharacterized protein At2g29880-like, translated to MDDCRIDTLMDVVANGRKSANGFKKETYKTVMDVVRSALGISVQEKHVSNCLRTLKMLYFDVRDALSSGFEWDDDKNLVTAPDDVWEDNIWSHPYMQHVQGKPVRRYDDLTYLFGNDRATGLHASIGNMHSMMRLRKSRDDDVTLITSVDLNDDTLVLSSDDVGDSGHDIQWSFQTHDGTHVTNHSLNLNGNNL
- the LOC131254280 gene encoding probable CCR4-associated factor 1 homolog 11, whose amino-acid sequence is MLPSRPSCVYRKPIRIRNVDSLNVESEFRIISGFLKDYPFISMDTEFPGVVYHNVPDTPDSVARDRYALLRANINALKLIQVGLTFSDSASNLPDLGTNYCYVWQFNFNFDPWCDLHAPESIELLRKNGIDFERNRFYGIDEARFGFLMKLCGLVGNNCFSWITFHSAYDFGYLIKVVTQRELPDDIGEFLKLMKDIFGYKVYDIKYLMRFCHNLYGGLERVANELGVDRAVGKCHQAASDSLLTLHVFTRLKDRGFQLYVPDHCGVLYGLKYPLGNLFQ